A section of the Triticum dicoccoides isolate Atlit2015 ecotype Zavitan chromosome 7A, WEW_v2.0, whole genome shotgun sequence genome encodes:
- the LOC119334434 gene encoding multiprotein-bridging factor 1c-like has product MPTGRMSGNITQDWEPVVLRRAKPKAADLKSAKAVNQALRTGAPVETVRKVAAGTNKKASAAAVAAPARKLDEMTEPAGRERVGGDVRAAIQKARVAKGWSQAELAKRISERAQVVQEYESGKAVPVQAVLAKMERALEVKLRGKAVGAPAPAGTK; this is encoded by the coding sequence ATGCCGACTGGTAGGATGAGCGGCAACATCACGCAGGACTGGGAGCCGGTGGTCCTGCGGCGGGCGAAGCCCAAGGCGGCCGACCTCAAGTCCGCCAAGGCGGTGAACCAGGCGCTGCGGACGGGCGCGCCGGTGGAGACGGTGCGCAAGGTGGCGGCGGGCACGAACAAGAAGGCCTCCGCCGCGGCCGTGGCGGCGCCCGCGAGGAAGCTGGACGAGATGACGGAGCCGGCGGGGCGGGAGCGCGTGGGCGGCGACGTGCGGGCGGCCATCCAGAAGGCGCGCGTGGCCAAAGGGTGGAGCCAGGCGGAGCTGGCCAAGCGCATCAGCGAGCGGGCGCAGGTGGTGCAGGAGTACGAGAGCGGCAAGGCCGTCCCCGTCCAGGCCGTGCTCGCCAAGATGGAGCGCGCGCTCGAGGTCAAGCTCCGGGGCAAGGCGGTTGGGGCGCCCGCGCCCGCCGGAACGAAGTGA
- the LOC119327765 gene encoding uncharacterized protein LOC119327765, with protein MRTAQAPPRRQLAATVAWTGVPSPTPRYGFHCQDEGIGIQTQCSEYSVPYKLVYITCTMREGTPSVELLMTVLFWVVQSADSGISVLLVLQLHAMGWGYKCENLEINKGTSCLAFIYPLGSDCITWPADHWCLRHLLVDGTRGVQASE; from the exons ATGAGGACGGCCCAAGCACCACCACGACGGCAACTCGCCGCTACCGTGGCATGGACTGGCGTCCCATCTCCAACTCCAAGATATGG GTTTCATTGTCAAGATGAGGGCATTGGCATACAAACACAATGCTCTGAATATTCTGTTCCTTACAAGCTCGTATATATTACATGCACCATGAGGGAAGGAACACCGTCTGTGGAGTTACTTATGACAGTACTTTTTTGGGTCGTTCAATCAGCGGACTCTG GAATTTCTGTGTTGCTGGTATTACAACTTCATGCTATGGGGTGGGGATACAAGTGTGAAAACTTGGAGATCAATAAAGGGACAAGTTGTTTAGCATTTATCTACCCACTCGGCAGTGATTGCATAACATGGCCGGCAG ATCATTGGTGTCTGCGCCATCTGCTGGTGGATGGCACAAGAGGTGTTCAAGCGAGTGAATGA